The genomic region GATTGAATGAATAGTAACTTCAGCAAGCTTTCTATAAAATATCCTAGAATTTCCAAAttcctcactgctttcttgccattgggaataggacaTTCAGAAATTGCATACACTTAGCTTGAACAGGTGCAACTTttccatgaccaactacatgagcTAAGTATGTCAGTAGCACTTTCTAATACACCTTTATCTAAACTGACAGTTAAGCGTCCTTTGGATAATCATGAAAACAATTTGTTCAGTTCTCTCAGGCGTTCTACCCATGTGCCACTTTTTGTGAGGAAGTCATCAAAATAAGCATCTCTTTGTCAAAAGTTTGAGTCCCGAATTTAACATCCTTTGGAATGTGGCACGGACATATTCCATGCCAAAATGTTTCAAATTATATTCATATATACCAGATGGtgtcacaaatgcagaaataatcCTTCCTCCATCTATTAGTGccacacacaccagtaacccttccaCAAATCCACTTTAGTAATAAATTTAGCTTTCTCAATTTTATTAATATAATCATAAATTTTAGGAATAAGACAAGTATGTgctttagttactgaattaacatcCCTATAACCTGAACACAAGGAAAACTCcattctgagtttgaaggtctaataatataatttttcaaGATATATTCCACCTCCAGATCGATTATTTTactcttttgaatatttatggtATATGGATATTCGCTTATGGGATTTGCGTCACCCACATCCACATCATATTGAATTACTGACGTCCTGTTAGgcacatcaggaaaataatgtgCATTTTTCAAAAGTAAATACTTTAATGCTTCTGTTCTTGAGATTTAACATTTTCCTTCAGATTTTCtaaaattgttgagttagacaggtgcacaggaatTACTGTTTTATAAGGTTACTCTTAAAAGATTCTGATCCATAATCTTATTAATCGAACTTCTGCAACTCTGCCAATAGCTAGCACCTCTGATATAAACTGTTCTCTGCTACCTTTATCCTCATAATAATTTTTGAGCATATTTATTTGACACACCTCAGATTTATTCCTACCATCTGGAGTGTTAACATCATTCATTTTCGATTTCACTTCACATGGTTTAGAAAATTTCGCACTCAGGGGATTGTCATTTGTTAGGAACAAAATTAACAATTTACTTTCTTTATTAAAAATCCTCACTTGAGCCTTCCTGTAAAATAAACGCTCCATTTCACCCTgggccatttctaaattcttttAAGCCAAAGTCCACAAATTTTGTAActgatctttaaatttagaaacataatccagcaagtacAGCTGTACATCCTCATGAACCCACcgttttttaacaacattaacgGTCCTCTAATCTGAAGTCAAACCCATCTCGCTAACAATCccaattaaaaagattttttgatccaaagaaaattttattttcaaaatacttTGTAAACAATCTCTTACTCTATAGCAAAAAACACTAATGTTATCACAAGGCCATAATGAGTGTAAAAACGCATCTCTCAGACCATTTCACCGAAGGCACAGATCTGAAGCTCTCTGCTTATATCTTTTCAAACGTTTTGTGGTCAGGAATATTTGATGTAGGAAATTATCAATTACCAGTCCATACCTAACATTTACTAATTTTGTCGGGAATATCGCTCAGGATTTGGGACTGAATGTCCGGCAATTGTCCACTCGCAAATTACGCCTGGCCCCTAACGCCGGTGGACGGTACATGAAGGTTAGTTTGGACAATGGGCTTTTGTCTATTCGTGAAAGAATCGACCGGGAACATATTTGTGGACAGGCAGTTGTgtatattttacctttcaaaaCCACACTGGAAAATCCTTTGGAGGTTCATCGCGGCGAACTGGAGATTCTTGATGTAAATGACAATTCCCCGGTTTTCCGCGACTGCAGCTTTTCTTTGAAGATGTCCGAAGCAATTACACCTGGAATACGCTCCCGCCTCGAGGGCGCAGAAGATCAGGATATTGGGATAAATACTGTCGCCGGCTACACAATCAGTTGCAGTGAGTACTTCAGTCTAAAAACGCAGCTCACCGATGACCGTGTTATAAGCGCAGAGTTGGTGTTAGAGAAATCTTTGGACCGAGAGCGGCAATCATCGTTTCATTTGTTGCTTACGGCCACTGACGGTGGGATTCCTCAAAGGTCCGGTACCGCTCAGATTCTCATTACAATACTGGACATCAATGATAATCCACCTATATTCGAGCATGATGTCTACAAAGGCAGCCTCAGTGAAAACGCACTGCCAGGTACCTCAGTGTTGAAAGTTAATGCAAACGATTCGGACGAGGGGGTGAATGCTGAGATAACATATTCTTTCAGTGATCGAACCATGAGACAAATACGTGATATATTCATCATAGACCCAGATAGAGGAGAGATTCGGCTAGAAGGAAGGCTGGATTTTGAAGAAGCAAACACCTATTCGCTCGACGTTCAAGCTGTGGACCACGGTATCCCTGCGATTACAGGATACTCAAAAGTGCAGATCAAGGTAATTGATGTGAACGACAACGCCCCCGAGATAACATTGACATCAACATTTAACAAAATCACGGAAGATGCTCCTCCGGGAACATTCATAACCTTGATCAATGTTATCGATCGCGATTCTGGAGAAAATGGTCGAGTTCGGTGTGAAATACCGAAGAACATCCCTTTCAAGCTTCAAACATCATCTGACCATTATAAACTAATTTCTAGTGAAGCGTTGGACCGTGAGGCGATCTCTGAGTACAGGATTCCTGTTTCAGCCTGGGACCAGGGATCCCCTTCACTGTCAACAAATAAAACCATTCATGTCACAATTTCCGATGTAAATGATAACGCCCCACAGTTTACGGAGGCTTCCTACAACATTTATGTGATGGAAAACAACAGCCCTGATGTTTCTATATTCGCGGTTACAGCGTCCGATCCTGATTTGGACCAGAATTCGTATGTTTCATTCTCTCTTCTGGCCAATCATATGGGAGACTTGCCAGTGTCCAGTTATATCAGCATTAACTCGATGAACGGTGTCATTTACCCGCTGCGCCCATTCGACTACGAGAAATTAAAGACCTTCCAGATCCAGGTTCAAGCCCGTGACGCTGGAGTGCCCCCGCTGAGCAGCAGCGCTGCGGTTAATGTGATAATCCTGGATCAAAATGACAACGCGCCGGTAATTGTTTCACCTTCAGCACCGGGTGGATCAGCAGCAGTGGATTTCGTGCCCCATTTTGTGAGTCAAGGCTTCCTGGTGACCAGGGTAATGGCTACAGATGCAGATTCCGGGCAGAACGCACGGCTGTCATATCAGATGCTCAAATCGACTGATTCTACCTTGTTCAACGTTGGACGAAACTCCGGTGAAATCAGAACTGCTCGCAATATTTTGCAGTCAGATAGTAGCTCACAGACTTTGGTGATATTGGTGAAGGACAACGGGCAGCCAAGCCTCTCGAACACGTTTACAATTCACATTACAGCTGTGGAGAACATCACCGAAAAAATAAGCGAAAGAATTAAATTAGTGAAGAATCCGGAATACGTTTCCAATCGAAATCTTTATTTGATCGTCATTTTCGGTTGCACGTCCATTGCCTTTCTGTTGATCATCGGTCTGTTGATTGGCATCAAGTGTAAGCAGGACCGAACTGTCATCCAGGAGTACAATTACCCCAGTTATTGTTACAAAGGTGGAGATTCGCGCGTCAGGTTGAACCGGGGACCTGCAAAGAAGGAAACTTTGTGCTATCCCGGGACTGGCCAGGTAGTCCGCGTGCAAGAATTGAATCAATATTCTGTCTGCCTGTCCCCGGAATCAGCGAAAAGTGATTTTCTCTTCTTGAAGCCATGCGACGTTCCCACCTCTCAAGCCTAATGCTAAATTACCACGATGTTCCACATCATTCATTTACCATGGTGCCCAGCTTAAGTGCaaaaatttcttttgttatcaagGAATGTTAGTTATTGCAATTGAAGTTTCTAAGAAAGTATCCACAGGCGTAAAACAGCTTAATTTTACTTTAAACTTCTGTTCAGTTGTAATGGTCTAAAATAAAAGTGTGAGCAATTTAGAATCCAATTTTTGAAGATTATCATCTGTTAATTTTTGAAGGAAATTCTAACGCTCCGTCAATTAACGAGGCAATCAACTGGTTTTTATCAGAATGATTATGCAATGAAATTTGATGTGTGGATCGAGTAatgtgttttaatattaataattgAAAATGCGATCAATATAGAAATATGGTTGCATACGTTCCACACGAATGTCAAAATTGAAGATACAAATATAGGATAAAAGGTAGATTCCTGAAACTCCAAGTTAAAACTAGAACCTGCATGAAACACTCAAGATGTCCTGCTGCCCTTTGCAGGGGAAAATAACTCGTTCCAACCGTATATCTTCTCCATCATAGATATCACTcgcctccctttttaaaaattccatacaAAATATTATGGGTTCTTTTTTCTTCCATCAAACCCTCCCATCCTTCAGCGCGTTCCCTTCGACCTGTAGGACATGCAATGTGAGTCCATTTAAAAAATGTTCGCTTGCCTCTgctcagcaagttttcagatgaaacGAAGATTGGAGACATTTTCGACAGCGAATAAAGTCATCAGAACTTGCAgctggatctggaccagctggaaaaatgtggTGAAATTGGCAGATGGCATTTCATGCAGAGAAGTTTGAGATGTTGCatcttggaaggacaagccaaggtaGGACGCATTCGTTCTGTGTTCTATAGACTCAAAGCTTATTGTAAATTAGAACATTGAACACGACAGCGCAGTGCAGGCTCTTCGTCCCTTGATCTagcgctgacccatatattctttaaattatgcACTCTACCCACCCTACCCCATCAACCTCTATTTTACGCTCATCCATGTGCGTGTCGTAGAGActctaaatgcccctaatgtttccacGTCTCCCACCGTCCctcgcaaggcattccaggcacccataaatATCTGCGGAATACATGTACGCCTGATATTTCCccaaaacctccctcccttcacgttTTGCATACGTCTTCTgctgtttgttattcctgccctgggaaacaggtggtgGCTGTCCACCGTATCATTCATACAAAGGTCTATCATGTGTCCTCCCATCCTTATATTCTACAAAGATAAAAGCCCTTGTTCCATTAGCCTTGCTTAAtaagacatgttttccaatccaagcaacatatGTTGTAATATATTAATACCTGAAATTCGAAAGTGGTCTTATCAGGCAAGAATAGATTTGGTACTCTGGTATTCACTGCAGATGAAAAGGGCGAGAGTGACCTTGCATGAGTTACAGTCCCACAGGATtctaaaacacagcagcaatagagattcaTCAAGCCAAATGTTTACTTAAATaaacattgcttttaattttctttaaacataaaaacaagatcaaactttaacttattactattacatTTACTTAACCTGACATCATCCCCTTCTGATTCTAAATCACGTGCAAGTAATGTGCATAttctcagaaaagttctttgattcaaagtccaatcttacttctcactccttcagGGTTACctgtatcaagcaattcttatactgtgaacagaatgtaacatttctgtattttcacCTGGCGCTAGTGAAAAGTAAAATGgttacttctcaggaagtgttTAGGTggattcagagagagatttgatgctcATTGATCTGATTTCCCATGATCAGTAATTCAGTGTCTTGCCGCAGAAACTTTCCCCAtcctgggttttccaaatgataaccttttcctTCAGGTTATCACAGACTTTGtcatgttttccttatttcaggagaaatattcTAGCCAGCCATATCCTGTTGAAAGGACTACAGGGGATTTCAAATGGCTACATTCAAAAACCACAAACCATATTCAAAATGGAGTGtcgaacaagcttccaaaagccactgcataAGTttgttctcactctctctctcacacacacacacatattttcactgtctccctctctctgtctctctatctctctctgtttgtctctctctgtctgtctcactctgtctctttctctctctctctctatcattttttttctctctccctctctctgtctctctctgtttctctctctctctctctgtttttctctctctctttcactttgtctccctctctgtctctgtatctctctctgtttttctctctctgtctgtctttctctgtctctccctgtctctctttctccctctccctctcactctccctctctgtctctgtctctgtctctgtctctctctgtctctgtctctccctctctctccctctctcttctctctctgactgtctctctctgtctctttctctctctgtctctctctctctctctctctctctcatttgttctcactctccttctctctgtctctgtctctgtctctctctctgtctctctctctgtctctctctctgtctctctctctgtctgtctctctctctctgtttctctctctgtcagtctctctctgtctctgtctctgtctctctgtctctctctctgtctgtctctcattttctctctctctgtctctctgtctgtctgtctgtctctctctctctttctttctctgtctctctctctctctctgtctgtctctctctatatctctctctcattttttctctctctccctctctctgtctctctctgttctctctctctgtttctctctctctctctcactcactttgtctccctctctgcctctctatctctctccgtttgtctctctctgtctgtttctctctgtctctttctctctctctctcatttttttctcctctctccctctctctgtctctctctgtttctctctctctctctctgtttctcactctctctctctcactttgtaTCCCTTTGTCTCAgtatctctctctgtttctctctctctgtctgtctttctctgtctctctccctctctcatttgttgtcactctccctctgtctgtctctccctctctccctctaaaCTTGTTATAACAATGCATGCCAATGTTGagagtttatatttctttacctgTTCAATATGAatttcttgacaaacaatctgctattacattatttgTACCTTTGATATAATTAATTTGCAGATATGATCTTGCAAAACTAAAgaccagtttaacaatcttctgtttttattcttcgaTTTAttagtaaacaccagagggttgtggCCAGTAAATATCACAACAGGTTCATGAGTGGTACCCAGATACACATCAATCTTCTGCACAACAATTATTATAAATAACAATTCCTTCCCAATGctagaatagttcctttgatgaacattgaatttctttgaaaaataGGCAACTGTAAGGACAATTTcatgtttttgtaataaaattatACCTGCGTCTCCCTCACTGGCATCTACATATAAAGAAAATTGTCTGTCAacatcaggagattttaaaactgggtaatggcatagcatctcctttaaattttctaaagctgtctaACAAACCTTCGCCCACATGAATtacttccatttcttcaaaacattAGTTAAAGGAAGTGCAACTTCAGCAAACGTTCTATAAAATGTCCTATAATATCCTGTAATTCCTAAATTCCTTATTgccttctt from Narcine bancroftii isolate sNarBan1 chromosome 9, sNarBan1.hap1, whole genome shotgun sequence harbors:
- the LOC138743511 gene encoding protocadherin gamma-C5-like, with the translated sequence MDSERDLMLVELISHDHPYLTFTNFVGNIAQDLGLNVRQLSTRKLRLAPNAGGRYMKVSLDNGLLSIRERIDREHICGQAVVYILPFKTTLENPLEVHRGELEILDVNDNSPVFRDCSFSLKMSEAITPGIRSRLEGAEDQDIGINTVAGYTISCSEYFSLKTQLTDDRVISAELVLEKSLDRERQSSFHLLLTATDGGIPQRSGTAQILITILDINDNPPIFEHDVYKGSLSENALPGTSVLKVNANDSDEGVNAEITYSFSDRTMRQIRDIFIIDPDRGEIRLEGRLDFEEANTYSLDVQAVDHGIPAITGYSKVQIKVIDVNDNAPEITLTSTFNKITEDAPPGTFITLINVIDRDSGENGRVRCEIPKNIPFKLQTSSDHYKLISSEALDREAISEYRIPVSAWDQGSPSLSTNKTIHVTISDVNDNAPQFTEASYNIYVMENNSPDVSIFAVTASDPDLDQNSYVSFSLLANHMGDLPVSSYISINSMNGVIYPLRPFDYEKLKTFQIQVQARDAGVPPLSSSAAVNVIILDQNDNAPVIVSPSAPGGSAAVDFVPHFVSQGFLVTRVMATDADSGQNARLSYQMLKSTDSTLFNVGRNSGEIRTARNILQSDSSSQTLVILVKDNGQPSLSNTFTIHITAVENITEKISERIKLVKNPEYVSNRNLYLIVIFGCTSIAFLLIIGLLIGIKCKQDRTVIQEYNYPSYCYKGGDSRVRLNRGPAKKETLCYPGTGQVVRVQELNQYSVCLSPESAKSDFLFLKPCDVPTSQA